gcagactttgctgaagaaccatttcgcaccgacgccgtccaaatacgtgcagcggtttgaattggagaacgtagacagatggaggcgagtccatcggtgactacatggccgctttaagaagagcgtccaaggactgcggataccgagacttagacgaagtgctactcgagcaactcatccgaggggtcaaggacatccgcctacggcgacgactgctagccaggagcaacctgacactagccaccgctctggacgaggccagagcacacgaaatgtctactaaagcagcagagaccctgcaaaagcctcttcaatccaaggcgagcgcaaagccaacgccagtacaccaggaggagattcagtcgaatccgaaggtgaggcgaggatgaggaagggtctgccggaccgagaaacgcgacactgaggaccgtggcgagtgcggaagctgcggagggcagcatcagcgccaacgctgcaggtttaaagacgcaacatgcggcggtgtgggaagaaaggacacttagctcaggtttgcagagcgcccaaccttccgccgaaaattcaaatcggccaatcaaagcggaaccggaaaggcggcccgcgattggttcaaacaagaaaggcgaagtctaaccaaacgactgtcattataggcgcctcaaccaaagtggaaagaagattttacaaagcccaagatcgagggagtacggtgcaggcttgaagtagacacgggatcagcgatcaccatcatgtcctgggacaccctggcgaagtcactgccgtccgtcaagcgccatctgcaagcacagcggctacgagtgccacgactaccagggaatcgcatccctgttcgaggaccacctccgtccgagtcagtacggccctcacaaaagaccctgcccatcacgatcgtcgaaggaactctgcccagtctgttgggactagactggtttcgtgccctgggcatgggagtgactggcatctacagaagtgactgcaatttgaaagacattctctttaacgagttcaagatgtcttcaaggactgcctgggcaagtacaaggggacccctatttccttcaacttagaccccaggtagccccattaggcttaaggcgaggagagtccttttgccctaaaaccaaaattgataaggagctggacaagctcataaatcaggggttttggtgccagtcgatcacgcaaagtggagacgccaatcgtcacccatcaaatcggacgggtcaattagaatttgcgctgactacaaggcgacgcttaacaaagccttacagaaaagcgcttacccggttccgtggtgcaacattattgcactccttggggcaagggcaagtctttgcaaagttagacttggcccaagcctaccaacaactgccagtagacgcccgcacagccaagcccaaacgattgtgacgcacagggggcattcaagtgcaccgattgcaatttggggttagtgtggcaccagggctgttccaaaacctgatggaacgactactgcaagggctcccagggtagttcctactgatgatgtcctaatttcaggggaaaacatggaggaattgggggagcggttaagaaaggtcttgagcattttccggacagccggattaaaagtcaagacaaataaatgtcagataggggtcgaatcggtcgatttcttgggctaccggatagacaagaaaggaattcacgctactgagagcaaggttaaggcaattaggaaggctccagcgcccaaaaacaaagcagagctgcaggcattcctggattggttaattttacgcggtctttttaaagaacaaagcaactgctatggaaccgctgcataggctcttaggaaaaatactgtttggtcttgggaaagtcagaaaatagggcttttgaagcagtaaagaacctgctctcaagtgatagcctgctcatccaatatcacgactcattacccctagtgctggtttgcgatgcctcccttatggggtggggctgtactcagccatagacttcaaacggcacagaagcccctatagcgttctactctagagcgatgtcctccccagagaggaactacagccaattagacaaagaagcattagccattgtatcaggggtcaaaaattccatgagtatgtctttgggcggaattttgaaatcgtgactgaccacagaccgttattgggatactggctggcgaccgccaacacctgtggcactgtcgccacgcttgactcgatggactatattttagccgcttactcatacaagctgcagcatcgaccaggaaagaagtggggcatgcaggcgcgttgagccgatgcccactgccgggcgaccgaagaccccactcgggacacccatcctccttattgactcgttggactctggcccagtcacatcaaaggaagtggctcgggcatcataccgggacattgtgttaaggactgtactcggttgggtacagagggtggccgctgcgcggcgacggttcaaagaatttgttaagaaacgtgatgagctctcggctcaaggggggtgcctgttatggggtgatcgtgtaataattcctgttaagttaaggggcaaggtattggacctcctccacgagggtcacccaggcatcgtgaggatgaaggggttagctaggagctatgtatggtggccactcatggacgcagagattgctgagagggtagggaaatgccaagcttgccaagagtccagaccactacccccaacagccccagtcagagaatgggaaaagccccaagggccttggtcaagaatccacattgactttgctggcccctttcacggccaaacattcctagtggtggtggacgcattttccaaatggttagagatcatacttatgaagtccaccacagccgaaacagtaatcgcaaccctgcgccacctattcgcaactcacgggttgccggacactctggtgtccgacaatgggccccaattcacggcagcccagtttgaagagtacctggctgAGGTCTGAGTTAATcctaagtcgtaaagttgccaaagaCCTACTCTGAATCAAAGCGGTTACACGCATTTTATAAGCCAGCAAAAGCGCAtttgacagggtttttttttttggaaaagtcaGGCCTCTCTTGAATATCGGCCAGCAAAATAGCAAAAGCCACGGCTTTCTCCCAAACACGGTCTCGGCGCCCCTCCAGAAACAAAAGCCCCCAACAAAAGCTTAGCCTGTGCAAAAGCAGGCTGagcctccgcctccgcctcccAAGGGGCGTCTttgcctcttcccctcttccagtCCGGACCGGGGGTGGGGTTCAGGGTGTTCGGGGCCTCCAGGCTGCAGTCCCACCTGAAACAGAGGCGGGTCGAAGCGAGGAACAGAGCCGGGTgcgagaggcggcggcggcgcctcTTCCTTGCAGAGGATGGCGTGGTAAGAAAACGCGGGACTTTCCCAGCGGAAAGAAAGTCGGTTCTCCTTCGGGTCGGGGAGCCGCTGGATCAGCCGCGGGGGATCCCCTCTTCCCTATAGCCGGCCGCCTCCCACTCGCGCAGGGCGGCCGAAAAGCTGAGCCTTTTGCTCCGCAGGGGCAGGTCAAGAAATACTTTTgcacttgttttcttttttgtttgggaCCCGGATCTGGGATCTCGAATTTTTATCCCGGATTACTGGGAATCCGGTTGAGGCTTTTGAATCGGGCGGCGTAATaaagaaggggcgtgcataagtgcacaaaagtgcctaccgttcctgtcctattgtttcctttcaatatatgttcctgtatataatgttatgacaaaataaaaaaataaaaaagaaagctgcTCGGCGGCTTGCCTTTGCCGCTTGCCCGTTTTCACCCGCCTAGTTTTGGCAGTAGCTTTGCCGGCAACGTGGTGAGAAGATGCCCGGAGTGTGATGGCAAGGCCCGGTTGGTTTGGTGGCAGAGAGAAGCGATGGCGGAGCTTCGTAGCGTTGCAGAGCCTTCCCCGCATCCACCCCGGCACCCTTCCGAATTAATTCCGTGGATTATTCTATCGCTATCAACGATAACgctttattagagttttatttaATAGATCTGTTGGACGTAGTTGATTTTGGAGGGTGGGAGTGTTGGGTAGTGTTTTCCAGCAGAGGATGCTtgtgcaggggggttggactagatgacctacaaggtcccttacaacaaccaatatttttttttacagcctcttcggctgaagaggttgtagaaaaaatgcttttaaagggtcccagctgagttgcctgatcgccagaaccctttaaaagcatttttttctacaacttctttggccgaagaggttgagaaaaaatgcttttaaaagtaaaagaaaaaaaatctgatgatcgcgcgactcagctgggcattgggggggggggcagggatttttgctactggttctccgaaccacccgccaccatcgctaccaaatcgagcgattcggtctgaaccaggagcatttcacccctgcttacaacTCTTGTTTTCTCTACTCTACCGGTAGACCTCCCTTACCAACTGCCTCGCGATCATTCTgaaagaataagtttttaaattatttataatttgtatttataatttataaattactaTTTATATGTCCCAACCCTCAGTCACGTGATCTCCGTTAGTATCATTATTACAGTTTGTTGCTCTTATTATATACCGTATGTGGTTTGTTAGTGCCCCCTGCCCCCTCAATCTCATCTAAACAACTCCGGGCAGCTCTCAACAAATAAAAATAGTtgcttaaaaattaattaaataaaattggaaTCAGAAGTTGAATTCTCAATAGAGccatctatagaaccggtagtaaaactggcgggaagctccgcccactgacccaaatgttatCAAAAGTGATTCAAGTTATcaaaagcttctgcacatgtgtacaAAAGCGTGTGTGTGCAGAGCACATGCGCACAGGcacaatgtgaaccggtagtaaaggtaaatagaacccacccctgaatagaGCCCCTGTAAGACCTTCCCACCAATGCCAAACTCCCAGGCAGGGCGGCAGAGCCAGTTCTACAGGGCCTACCTAAAGTCCAAAAATGAGGTCTGGCCATTAATGCCTTGTGCAGTGACCACTGCAAGTTAGGaccgtggggtgggggagaaagactTTCCTAACCAGTTCTCAAATTTACagccacagtcatatgatcatgaCTTGTCCTCTTTAAAGCTGTGGCAAGCAGAGTTAATGGAGCAGCTCAGCTGGCAGTAAAATCATACGTTGCAGTCATGCGACTTTCTGCTTAGCAACCATGCGTCTTCGCTTAATTGAAGGGGAAGTAATTTCATAACTCTCCCGGTTGTAAATTGCTGCTTAGTGACTGTGATATTTAACAACTGAGTTCCCAGTCCAAATGCTGGTTGCTAAGCGAGGGCTACCTGCATTTCTATATAGTTCTCAGTATAAAATTATCAAAGCTGTCCACTTGCAGCTGTTATCTAAACAAGAAGCGGGTGGAAACACCAGACCCCAAATTAAATTATTGAGCAAAGAAAAAAGAGTTTTATGCCTCTATGAGAAGCCAGTTTTCCCCGGAGAccaaggaagctcattccaggttCACAGGACCTTGTACAAATACTCCTTGAGATATGACGGGTCACTTAATGAATAGTCAAAAGTTATGACAGATATGTAACAGATTATATACAACCCTGTTTTAAggttatgacagctgcagcactCCTGCAGTCATTCACCCATACTATGTCCACAGGGACATTGCCGTGCCCCCCGCCACTCTTCCCCCTCCATACTATCCACAGAGCTTTGGCTTATTCCCGACATGTCAATCACCCATTGCTCTTATCTTTTGAAGCTCAAAAGAACGCATGTTGGAGAAGGGAGGGCAGGCCACATGTACCTGGGCTGTGCAGCGGCAACCGTTTCTGAATGTTGCAGAAAGCTTCTGCGGTTCCCGCAGCACTGTGCAGACCATCATAAGGCAGCCAAAGAAATCCACCGTTTTGTGGTCGGGATAAAATGGTGGCTGTTTCTGGAATCTCACCACGTGGCCACGAAAAGAAGGAAGTCATTGTGGGTGCCCCAGAGCTCTTCAAAAGGTAGTGAGGAGGTGGGTGCCTGGCCAGGTGGGGTGGGAATCAGGCTTAAGGCCCGGAGGGACCTGGTGGAAGTGGGAAAGGGCCTGTGGGGAGACCATGGATGGGAAGCAGAGCACAGGGAATCTCGGGGGGTGGAGGGGTTGGAAAGACCTTGGGAGGGCCATGGCAGGTCTCCCAAGGTCTCCCCCACCCCAAGGCACTCTTTCATTTAAGGATTCATCGGGGAGAGCAGGAATGGGGTGGTGGTGTTGTAAATGGGGGAGGCACTTCACCTGGCGATAATCATGACATGCAACCACAATGGGCAAGGCTCCCTTATGGTTGTATCTCAAGTAGTATCTGTGTGTAAAGGCCCCGGAGTTACAGGCCCCAACCCTAGGAGGTCCCGAGAATTGTGGGGAAAGAGAAAAGCCAAGAGACACTAATTGGGAGGCTTGGAGCAGCAGCTCACATAGCTTTGACGGAGATCGGGCTCCAGTTCCTTTACTTACGTCTTTATTTATTCAACTTGTATAACAGAGCTACTACTAAAAATCCCACAGCTGAGAATTGCCTTTATTCCGGTGAGAATATTTTACAAACCTTGGAGAAATGATGAATATCAGAGAGCAGAGAATATCACGTCACGTAGCCCTAATTAatactttcctcctttcctcttccctcctgGAACTGCAGAGAGCAACAGCTATGGAGGAGCAGCGGCTTGTGGTACCCAAGAAAGAAGAGGGCACTGAGAGTGGGAGAAGAGACCCTCTCATTGTCCAAGTGAGGACCCTTGGGGACGTTTTGACCCAGGACAGAACATCCCAGCCTAATTCTGACTCAAAGGTGAAAATGCACCAATGCTGGAACTCCCAATGGCAGGAATTCTTGAAAAATGTGGCAGGGCTTCCCATGCCGCCACCTCCCTTGGAAGAAAATGGCACAGACTGCCAGGCCTCCTTGAGAAAAGACAAAGAGCAGGAGAGTTCTGGGGAAGCCATAGAATCTGTACTCCGGGGGATCCAAATGTCAGTGGGAAACCCTGGATAGGCAGGGAAAAGCAGGGAAAGGTGAAGGTGGAAGAGACTTGGGAAGAAGCCAGTCTGGAGAGACAGGCATCCCTGCCCCTCAGCTCCCAGGATGCTGAGGAGCCCcaggaggtgtcgtgtcccacctcccacctccgacgactgggtctaggaagtccatatctagcgtggcaatgaagcctctgcagctttgccaaattccttccaggtttctcagggcaggcaggagtccaagctgtgacttcagcaaactagaggagacttgcttgactcaaagttggaatgccaaaagcaggtcctttaggctgtggggtgtggctccatgactcagcatttatccaggcctgcccctcccttccttctgctggcgtcgcctctcagatctccagaagcgagaatcctcccactgtgaattctcttcagctggatctgctgtcggtaattccagcacgtggctggctccctgctcacacgctgtaggagtgaggtttgtttgttcattcctgacatcctgtccgggcatggggccagggctggggggtggaggcatgacaggccgttcatcttcattatcagactccgagtctgatagcaggcccgggaggagacgggaggggtccggctgaggagaggagggaggacaaggcacaacaggagGTAAATccagccccccctcccaaaaCTGAAAAGTGGGGATGGAAAGTGGGACGGGAGGCAGAATGAGGGAAGGGTTGCAAACAGCTATCAACATGTTACTAGCCAGCTACACAGGTGCCATAGATTGTTTCAGTTTTGGTCCCAGTGAAAAATATTTCAgtcagcattatttatttatttatttgggaaatttatattgccgccgaCTTGctcacggtcataaatatgagtcacgttgtcaagcatccaaatgtaaatcacgtgatcacggggatgttgcggtggtcctaagtgtgaaaaacggtcacgagtcacttttcagtgccgttgtaagtttgaacggtcactaagtgaaccgttgttaagtcgtggactacctgtattattgatATGTAGCGATTGGATACTTTGTGAGTAAACATGTTGCAGGACCTTCATCTTTTATCTTGCAACTCGCATGGAGAAAATGGTCACATTCGTCCATAATATGGTAGAAATGTCTGGTCTTAGTAAATTATACAAACACCAGTACAGTACACTGT
This genomic window from Ahaetulla prasina isolate Xishuangbanna chromosome 2, ASM2864084v1, whole genome shotgun sequence contains:
- the LOC131193511 gene encoding uncharacterized protein LOC131193511, giving the protein MSITHCSYLLKLKRTHVGEGRAGHMYLGCAAATVSECCRKLLRFPQHCADHHKAAKEIHRFVVGIKWWLFLESHHVATKRRKSLWVPQSSSKGSEERATAMEEQRLVVPKKEEGTESGRRDPLIVQVRTLGDVLTQDRTSQPNSDSKMSSKRKNPSPTETRRKRHRKATDLNLKMKIIKAYEAGKKMHRIAKEEGLACSTICATVKDKERIREALKGAIGMNTNITIIQKCQIPKMEPTPDTLDQRSGTKEAAA